A genomic segment from Lignipirellula cremea encodes:
- a CDS encoding protein kinase domain-containing protein produces MHHSTNLREQLDLITDEFEAAWRTGPRPQLSDNLAEHLSIDPARLLYELLLVEMDMRQAAGETPRLEEYCAAFPEQTAVVHEAFAADQTIALAGSAQETSSFTRAQLASDSLDQNLRKQIRFLAPPQQPDEIGRLGDYRVLEVMGVGGMGVVFRAEDPHLQRLVALKAMKPAVAASRSSRDRFFREARAAAALDHDHIVSIYQVDEDREIPFIAMQYLCGESLQTRLKREGSLEQHAVIQIGREVALGLAFGSRRRRRRHTRPTGRFARIA; encoded by the coding sequence ATGCATCATTCCACCAACCTGCGCGAACAACTGGATCTGATCACCGACGAGTTCGAGGCGGCTTGGCGGACGGGTCCGCGCCCGCAACTCTCCGACAATCTCGCCGAGCATCTGTCGATCGATCCCGCGCGATTGCTCTACGAACTGCTACTGGTCGAAATGGACATGCGACAAGCGGCGGGCGAAACGCCCCGCTTGGAAGAATACTGCGCTGCCTTTCCCGAACAAACGGCTGTCGTGCACGAAGCATTTGCCGCCGATCAGACGATTGCTCTGGCCGGCTCAGCGCAGGAGACATCGTCGTTTACGCGGGCGCAACTGGCGAGCGATTCGCTCGATCAGAATCTGCGCAAGCAAATCCGCTTCCTCGCTCCTCCGCAGCAACCGGACGAAATTGGCCGCCTGGGCGACTATCGCGTGCTCGAAGTAATGGGCGTGGGCGGCATGGGCGTCGTCTTTCGGGCGGAAGATCCTCATCTCCAGCGGCTAGTGGCGCTCAAAGCGATGAAGCCGGCGGTGGCGGCCAGTCGTTCGTCGCGCGACCGTTTCTTTCGCGAAGCCAGGGCGGCCGCGGCCCTCGATCACGATCATATCGTTTCCATCTATCAGGTCGACGAAGACCGGGAGATTCCGTTCATCGCCATGCAGTATCTGTGCGGCGAGTCGCTGCAGACGCGGCTCAAGCGGGAAGGATCGCTCGAACAGCACGCGGTGATCCAGATCGGCCGGGAAGTCGCCTTGGGGTTGGCGTTTGGATCGCGTCGGCGCCGACGTCGCCACACTCGGCCGACAGGGCGTTTTGCAAGAATCGCTTGA
- a CDS encoding MBL fold metallo-hydrolase, with protein MLLKYFYDQALAHASYLVGCQRAKVAVVVDPGRDIDPYLEMAQREGLQLIAVAETHIHADFVSGARELADRVGAKLYVSDEGPPEWKYLFADQYDHQLVKDGDTFMIGNIKFNVLHTPGHTPESISFLLTDEGGGADQPMGIFTGDFVFVGSIGRPDLLEEAAGLANTAEPGARDLFQSAERFRQLPDYLQVWPAHGAGSACGKGLGAVPSSTVGYEKLFNPALQFTDEEKFVRYILSDQPEAPRYFAVMKRVNKEGPEILGDQGLPESQPVHELAARLESATVIDLSPSDQFAKGHVPGVLNIPTGMLAGWAGWVVDYSQPVYLIADAGQLPEAIRVLRSIGLDDVRGYFDAAKVREAGLASESYPTAKPGELASRIESGEVKLLDVRSDEEWKSSRIAQAEHHFLGRLPGNVATIESSQPVVTQCQTGGRSAIAASILQAAGLYVINMTGGLGAWTAAGLSVDSSPASPTCDAGSRQCT; from the coding sequence ATGTTGCTTAAATACTTTTACGACCAGGCTCTGGCTCACGCTTCTTACCTGGTCGGCTGCCAGCGGGCCAAGGTGGCGGTGGTGGTCGATCCCGGACGCGATATCGACCCGTACCTGGAAATGGCCCAGCGTGAAGGCCTCCAGTTGATCGCCGTCGCCGAGACGCACATTCATGCCGACTTTGTGTCGGGCGCCCGGGAGTTGGCCGATCGCGTCGGCGCCAAACTTTACGTTTCCGACGAAGGACCGCCGGAGTGGAAGTATCTGTTCGCCGACCAGTACGACCATCAACTGGTCAAGGATGGCGACACGTTCATGATCGGCAACATCAAATTCAACGTACTCCATACGCCCGGCCACACGCCGGAGAGTATTTCGTTTCTGCTGACGGATGAAGGCGGCGGCGCCGACCAGCCGATGGGGATCTTCACGGGCGACTTTGTCTTTGTCGGTTCGATCGGTCGTCCTGACCTGCTGGAAGAAGCGGCCGGCCTGGCCAACACCGCGGAGCCCGGCGCTCGCGACCTGTTCCAGTCGGCGGAGCGCTTCCGGCAGCTGCCCGACTACCTGCAGGTCTGGCCGGCCCATGGCGCGGGCAGTGCGTGCGGCAAGGGACTGGGAGCCGTTCCCTCGTCGACGGTCGGCTATGAGAAGCTGTTTAATCCGGCGTTGCAATTCACCGACGAAGAGAAGTTCGTCCGGTACATCCTGTCGGACCAGCCGGAAGCTCCCCGGTATTTCGCGGTGATGAAACGGGTCAACAAGGAAGGGCCGGAGATCCTCGGCGACCAGGGGTTGCCCGAGTCGCAGCCCGTTCACGAGCTGGCCGCCCGGCTGGAGTCGGCGACGGTGATTGATCTTTCGCCTTCCGATCAGTTCGCCAAAGGTCACGTACCGGGGGTGCTCAACATCCCCACCGGCATGCTCGCCGGCTGGGCGGGCTGGGTGGTGGATTATTCCCAGCCGGTCTACCTGATTGCCGATGCGGGCCAGCTACCCGAGGCGATCCGCGTGCTGCGCAGCATCGGCCTGGACGACGTGCGGGGCTACTTCGACGCCGCCAAAGTTCGGGAGGCGGGACTTGCCTCCGAGAGCTACCCCACCGCGAAGCCGGGCGAACTGGCGTCGCGCATCGAGTCCGGCGAGGTGAAGCTGTTGGATGTGCGTTCGGACGAGGAATGGAAGTCCAGCCGCATCGCGCAGGCCGAACACCACTTCCTGGGACGCTTGCCCGGCAATGTCGCAACGATCGAAAGCAGCCAGCCGGTCGTGACGCAGTGCCAGACGGGCGGCCGTTCGGCCATCGCGGCCAGCATCCTGCAGGCGGCCGGACTTTACGTCATCAACATGACCGGCGGCCTGGGCGCCTGGACCGCGGCTGGACTTTCGGTCGATTCGTCTCCCGCCTCGCCGACGTGCGACGCGGGTTCCCGACAATGCACTTGA
- a CDS encoding rhodanese-like domain-containing protein: MQENSTISVQRFNERDGSASVEIIDVRTPLEFQEVHAAKARNIPLDALDPGSVMQSRNGSADEPLYLICRSGSRAAKAQQKFIDAGFTNVVNITGGTEAWVKAGLRVVRGKKVMSLERQVRIAAGSLVLAGALLGYFVHPYFIGIPAFVGAGLMFAGITDSCAMGMLIARMPWNQCQDGSCSV, translated from the coding sequence ATGCAAGAAAATTCAACCATCAGCGTGCAGCGATTTAATGAACGTGACGGAAGCGCCAGCGTCGAGATTATCGACGTGCGCACCCCGTTGGAGTTTCAGGAGGTCCACGCGGCGAAGGCTAGAAATATTCCCCTCGACGCCCTGGATCCGGGGTCGGTGATGCAATCCCGCAACGGATCGGCGGACGAGCCTCTGTATCTCATCTGCCGAAGCGGATCGCGCGCCGCCAAAGCCCAGCAGAAGTTTATCGACGCGGGTTTCACCAACGTCGTGAATATCACCGGCGGAACCGAGGCCTGGGTCAAAGCGGGGCTGCGGGTCGTGCGCGGCAAGAAGGTGATGTCGCTGGAGCGGCAGGTGCGGATCGCCGCCGGTTCTCTCGTGCTGGCCGGCGCTTTGCTGGGGTACTTCGTGCATCCGTACTTCATCGGAATCCCTGCTTTTGTCGGCGCTGGCCTGATGTTTGCAGGCATTACCGATAGTTGTGCGATGGGCATGCTGATTGCCCGGATGCCGTGGAATCAATGCCAGGATGGATCATGTTCGGTCTAG
- a CDS encoding sulfite exporter TauE/SafE family protein, whose translation MFGLAVVGGCFVGFAMGLTGGGGGVFAVPFLIYGLAAAPREAVGISLASVGGTALAGVLPRLWRGEVELRTGLLFAVAGMLGAPLGSWLSMLLPETVLLMMFGCLMLVVAWRMWAKTRRPELATGVCATEGEAAEDRSACQRDEDGTLRLTSRCARLLVLVGLLTGLLSGMFGVGGGFVIVPALVLFSGMQIHRAVGTSLLVIFLVSISGVASYLATGQALAVETTLQFLVGGLSGVWLGGLAAKRLKGATLQKIFATAVMLVAVFVIFKTMVL comes from the coding sequence ATGTTCGGTCTAGCGGTGGTCGGCGGTTGCTTCGTCGGTTTTGCGATGGGATTGACGGGCGGAGGCGGCGGCGTCTTTGCGGTCCCGTTTCTGATTTACGGCCTGGCCGCGGCGCCGCGGGAGGCGGTGGGAATTTCCCTGGCGTCGGTGGGCGGCACGGCCCTGGCGGGCGTGTTGCCGCGGTTGTGGCGCGGCGAGGTTGAACTGCGGACGGGCTTGCTCTTTGCGGTCGCCGGGATGCTCGGGGCGCCGCTGGGTTCCTGGCTTTCCATGCTGCTTCCCGAAACAGTGTTGCTCATGATGTTCGGCTGTTTGATGCTGGTCGTGGCCTGGCGGATGTGGGCCAAGACGCGACGTCCGGAACTGGCGACCGGCGTTTGTGCGACCGAAGGCGAAGCCGCCGAAGATCGCTCGGCCTGCCAGCGGGACGAGGACGGAACGCTGCGACTAACGTCCCGCTGCGCCCGACTGCTGGTGCTGGTCGGTTTGTTGACGGGCCTTCTGTCCGGCATGTTCGGCGTGGGCGGCGGCTTCGTCATTGTTCCGGCCTTAGTGCTGTTCAGCGGCATGCAAATCCACAGGGCGGTGGGGACTTCGCTGCTGGTGATTTTTCTGGTCAGCATCAGCGGCGTCGCTTCGTATCTGGCGACCGGTCAAGCGTTGGCGGTGGAGACGACGCTGCAGTTTTTGGTCGGCGGTCTGTCCGGCGTCTGGCTGGGCGGCCTGGCGGCCAAAAGACTCAAGGGAGCGACGCTGCAGAAGATTTTCGCCACAGCGGTCATGCTCGTCGCCGTTTTTGTCATTTTCAAAACGATGGTTCTGTAA
- a CDS encoding universal stress protein produces the protein MNRFSVNKVVVPVDFSDASFQAVEKSLEMVDHPSQIHLLHVLVEMPVNDPGVIWGAVDWSNRVEKVTQHLSEQFADPRYDGAIIKVACGDPGHMIADYAQEHEADLIVIPSHGRTGLKRLLIGSVAERVVRLAHCPVLVLRR, from the coding sequence ATGAACCGATTTTCCGTCAACAAGGTCGTAGTCCCCGTCGACTTCTCCGACGCATCTTTTCAGGCGGTGGAGAAGTCGCTGGAAATGGTCGACCACCCTTCGCAAATCCACCTGCTCCATGTGCTGGTCGAGATGCCCGTGAACGACCCGGGCGTTATCTGGGGAGCGGTCGATTGGTCCAACCGGGTGGAGAAAGTCACGCAGCACCTTTCCGAACAATTCGCCGATCCACGATACGACGGCGCCATCATCAAAGTCGCCTGTGGCGATCCGGGGCATATGATCGCAGACTACGCACAGGAACACGAGGCCGACCTGATTGTGATTCCATCGCATGGCCGCACGGGACTGAAACGACTGCTCATCGGTTCCGTAGCCGAGCGCGTCGTGCGGCTCGCCCATTGTCCGGTGCTTGTCTTGCGGCGCTGA
- a CDS encoding DUF808 domain-containing protein, protein MPSGLAALLDDITAITRLAAASVDDISAAAAKASTKAAGVVIDDAAVTPQYIIGFTPNRELPIIWRIAKGSLINKLVFILPTALLLSAFLPWLITPILMLGGLYLCFEGAEKVIHKLLPHKKKPLKEKVAEVCSETHEENTVNSAVRTDFILSAEIMAISLQEVAGDYPSIWMQGGALFLVAIGITLAVYGVVGLIVKMDDVGLHMAQRDNGLVSRFGRGLVKAMPKLLMALTFVGTAAMLWVGGQIIVHGFGQHPEAWFGLHGGLSGWLVDAAICGVIGLAIGAAIVGAHHLWAHRSGNGSADTMS, encoded by the coding sequence ATGCCATCTGGTCTAGCCGCATTATTGGACGATATCACCGCGATCACCAGGCTGGCTGCCGCGTCCGTCGATGATATTAGCGCCGCTGCCGCAAAAGCGAGTACGAAAGCCGCCGGCGTTGTCATCGACGACGCAGCCGTCACGCCGCAATACATCATTGGCTTCACCCCTAACCGTGAACTGCCAATCATTTGGCGGATTGCCAAGGGATCGCTAATAAACAAGCTGGTCTTTATACTTCCGACAGCGCTATTGCTCAGCGCGTTTCTGCCCTGGCTCATCACGCCGATCTTGATGCTTGGCGGCTTATACCTCTGTTTCGAAGGGGCGGAAAAGGTAATCCACAAACTCCTGCCGCACAAAAAAAAGCCGCTGAAGGAGAAAGTCGCCGAAGTTTGCAGTGAAACGCATGAAGAGAATACCGTGAACAGCGCAGTGCGTACGGATTTCATTCTTTCGGCTGAAATCATGGCCATTTCGCTCCAGGAAGTTGCCGGAGACTATCCATCGATCTGGATGCAGGGGGGGGCGCTGTTTCTGGTGGCTATCGGAATTACGCTGGCGGTTTACGGCGTTGTGGGCCTGATTGTAAAAATGGACGATGTCGGCTTGCACATGGCGCAGCGCGACAACGGGCTTGTCTCAAGATTTGGACGCGGATTGGTGAAAGCGATGCCGAAGCTATTAATGGCCCTTACCTTCGTGGGAACGGCGGCAATGCTTTGGGTTGGAGGTCAGATTATCGTTCATGGGTTCGGCCAGCACCCCGAAGCATGGTTTGGCCTGCATGGCGGGCTATCCGGTTGGCTGGTCGACGCGGCAATTTGCGGCGTTATCGGTCTAGCGATCGGAGCGGCGATTGTAGGCGCACATCATCTATGGGCGCATCGCAGCGGCAATGGAAGCGCCGATACGATGTCGTAA
- a CDS encoding carbonic anhydrase: MQKLVDGIHRFQREAFSQDQKLFETLAEGQNPLALFITCSDSRIDPNRLTQTRPGELFIQRTAGNIVPPYGSVFGGEACTIEYAVMALKIRDIIICGHSHCGAMGGLLNPEAIKEMPAVQAYLQHAEATRRIVNENYKHLTDPDKRLTLTVEENVLVQLENLRTHPSVAAAVGRGDLKLHGWVYKFETGDVFGFDPEENAFLPVKDVSSPLTERVREMPPI; the protein is encoded by the coding sequence ATGCAGAAACTTGTTGACGGAATCCACCGGTTTCAACGCGAAGCGTTCAGTCAAGATCAAAAGCTGTTCGAGACGCTCGCCGAAGGCCAAAATCCGCTGGCTCTGTTCATCACCTGTTCGGACTCACGCATCGATCCAAACCGCCTGACGCAAACCAGGCCGGGTGAACTGTTCATTCAACGCACCGCTGGAAACATCGTTCCGCCTTACGGGAGCGTGTTCGGCGGTGAGGCGTGCACGATCGAATACGCCGTAATGGCACTGAAGATTCGCGACATTATTATCTGCGGTCATTCGCATTGCGGGGCGATGGGCGGCCTGCTGAATCCAGAAGCGATAAAAGAGATGCCAGCGGTGCAAGCGTATCTCCAGCACGCCGAAGCAACGCGGCGGATCGTTAACGAAAACTACAAACACCTGACCGACCCTGACAAACGATTGACGCTGACGGTCGAAGAAAACGTCCTCGTCCAACTTGAAAACCTGAGAACCCACCCTTCAGTCGCGGCTGCCGTTGGTCGCGGGGACCTGAAACTGCACGGCTGGGTCTACAAGTTCGAGACCGGCGACGTCTTTGGTTTCGATCCGGAAGAGAACGCCTTCCTGCCCGTCAAAGACGTTTCTAGCCCGCTTACCGAACGGGTCCGCGAGATGCCGCCGATTTAG
- a CDS encoding flavin reductase → MKADFPAGLVSLDVLLPIWGRFFAVSPLIVVGSLEENSEWNFAPKHMATPLGWENYFGFACTPEHGTYANIRRNGEFTVTYVRPTQVLLASLAASGREQQGQKPALAALPTFPAKRVAGRFLADGYLFLECELDRIVDGFGANSLIAGKVVEAHIDEDSLRE, encoded by the coding sequence ATGAAGGCTGATTTTCCTGCCGGGCTCGTCTCGCTGGATGTTTTGCTGCCCATCTGGGGGCGGTTCTTTGCGGTGTCTCCCTTGATCGTGGTGGGTTCGCTCGAGGAAAACAGCGAATGGAATTTTGCGCCGAAACATATGGCGACTCCATTAGGATGGGAGAACTATTTTGGCTTTGCCTGCACCCCGGAGCATGGCACGTATGCGAATATCCGGCGAAACGGGGAGTTCACCGTCACGTATGTACGTCCGACACAGGTTTTGCTCGCCAGCCTGGCGGCCTCCGGTCGCGAGCAGCAGGGACAGAAGCCCGCTTTGGCCGCACTCCCCACGTTTCCCGCGAAACGGGTGGCAGGGCGATTTCTCGCCGACGGGTACCTGTTCCTGGAATGTGAGCTCGATCGCATCGTCGACGGCTTCGGTGCGAATAGCCTGATCGCCGGAAAAGTCGTGGAGGCCCACATCGACGAAGATTCTTTGCGCGAGTAA
- a CDS encoding transposase — protein sequence MYDDGAKEFAVGCERSTQVDGKMGRLTALELIRRFLLHVLPKRFVRIRYDGLIATRHVVERLARCGELLAPKTIPALPEPSAIQGSRARATCAAPSKLQRRRRTCSAAFNQHAATGMLGPFDAGKPLLFSPDSEQRPTRSPDQTFVLLNHFETIPPREWGSDRCFSKGLTSIGKRTTKQWWESPMRTTIRR from the coding sequence TTGTACGACGACGGGGCGAAGGAATTTGCTGTCGGTTGTGAAAGGAGCACGCAGGTTGATGGAAAAATGGGTAGGCTTACGGCGTTGGAGTTAATCCGCCGGTTCCTGCTCCACGTTCTCCCAAAGCGGTTTGTCCGTATTCGATACGATGGCCTGATCGCCACCCGCCATGTCGTCGAGAGACTGGCTCGCTGCGGGGAACTGCTGGCGCCGAAAACGATTCCAGCCCTTCCCGAGCCTTCCGCCATCCAAGGCTCCAGAGCTCGCGCAACCTGCGCTGCGCCATCGAAACTCCAGAGGCGACGCCGCACCTGCTCCGCGGCATTCAATCAACATGCAGCTACCGGCATGCTCGGCCCGTTCGACGCTGGTAAACCGCTTCTCTTTTCCCCCGATTCCGAACAACGTCCGACCCGCTCACCAGACCAGACCTTTGTGTTGTTAAACCATTTCGAAACCATTCCCCCGAGAGAGTGGGGGTCGGACCGATGTTTTTCAAAAGGCTTGACCTCTATTGGAAAAAGGACTACCAAACAGTGGTGGGAAAGTCCAATGCGAACGACAATCAGGCGGTGA
- a CDS encoding ArsR/SmtB family transcription factor, whose product MAKKADKTEKPYGDLAAFAEAAECLKTLAHPVRLRFVQLLLHGRYTVGELAEDCGVPDNVASEHLRLMQRCGFFTSEREGRRVYYQVAEAHLADLMKCVESRFLTT is encoded by the coding sequence ATGGCTAAAAAAGCAGACAAGACGGAAAAGCCGTACGGCGACCTGGCCGCCTTTGCCGAGGCGGCGGAGTGCCTGAAAACGCTGGCGCATCCGGTGCGTTTGCGATTCGTCCAGTTGTTGTTGCATGGCCGGTATACGGTTGGCGAACTGGCGGAGGATTGCGGCGTTCCCGATAACGTGGCTTCGGAACATCTGCGTCTGATGCAACGATGTGGTTTTTTCACGAGTGAACGGGAAGGGCGCCGGGTCTACTACCAGGTCGCCGAAGCGCATCTGGCCGATCTGATGAAGTGCGTGGAGAGTCGGTTCCTGACTACGTGA
- a CDS encoding DUF1559 domain-containing protein produces the protein MTSTLLRASQRGTRHAFTLVELLAVIAIVAILLALLLPAVQMAREASRRSRCGNKQKQIVLAAHFFESAHKTIVFNRYSDPGYGGFSDWDAWGSYGGADSKAWSWLAALLPYLEQGNVYDQGSIPNSTFGESSATAQTVSVFFCPSDQMQGHSPMVEHSHYMKDTPAGLTNYKGVLGSNFCWGPYANTGASGECEPWLSGNGLLVPMAWRRPITQGDVEDGHSNTLMVGEQTWNNQVFGCSTCYGLGFAYAHSIEASANAALPPNAKRPDGTEFAKADFEGQNGFRSQHPGGVQFGFADGSVHFLSDSINLSVYRALATIADGEDVNSR, from the coding sequence ATGACATCGACCTTACTTCGGGCGAGTCAACGCGGGACGCGGCACGCCTTTACGCTGGTGGAACTACTGGCTGTGATTGCGATTGTCGCAATCCTTCTCGCACTATTGCTGCCTGCGGTCCAGATGGCGCGCGAGGCCTCACGACGCAGCCGGTGTGGCAACAAACAGAAGCAGATCGTCCTTGCGGCGCATTTCTTTGAGTCAGCACACAAGACGATCGTCTTCAACCGCTATAGCGATCCGGGGTATGGCGGCTTCTCCGACTGGGACGCTTGGGGTTCGTATGGCGGCGCCGATTCCAAAGCCTGGAGTTGGCTTGCTGCGCTGCTTCCGTATCTGGAACAGGGCAATGTTTACGATCAGGGAAGTATTCCCAACAGCACTTTTGGTGAGAGTTCGGCGACCGCACAGACGGTTTCCGTGTTCTTCTGTCCGAGCGACCAGATGCAAGGCCACAGTCCCATGGTCGAGCACTCCCACTACATGAAAGACACGCCGGCAGGGCTGACCAACTACAAAGGCGTCCTGGGGTCGAATTTCTGCTGGGGGCCTTACGCCAATACCGGCGCGAGCGGCGAGTGCGAACCGTGGCTGTCTGGCAATGGGCTGCTGGTTCCGATGGCCTGGCGCCGCCCCATAACCCAGGGCGATGTTGAGGACGGTCATAGCAACACATTGATGGTCGGCGAGCAGACCTGGAACAATCAGGTCTTTGGGTGCAGTACCTGCTACGGGCTTGGATTCGCCTACGCCCATTCGATTGAAGCGAGCGCCAATGCGGCGTTGCCGCCCAACGCAAAACGGCCGGACGGGACCGAATTCGCAAAGGCCGATTTTGAGGGGCAAAACGGATTCCGCAGCCAGCACCCGGGCGGCGTGCAGTTCGGCTTCGCCGACGGCTCAGTTCATTTTCTCAGCGACAGCATCAACTTATCCGTCTACCGCGCCTTGGCGACCATCGCTGATGGCGAGGATGTCAACAGCCGCTGA